AACAGATACCTGTGATCATAAGGAATCCCCTCATCATCACAGCTTTTGACGCTCTCCCTGTCCTCATATATCATTCAGACCCTTTCCGGCAAGAATCTGTTCTGCATATTTCTCAATCCTCGCCACCCGGGTTTTGGATTGCTTCGCTTTGGAGAAATAGAGGATGTACGCACGCTGGCGGCCTGGCGTCAACTTTTGGAATGCTGTTTTTAGATCTGGTGAATGCTCAAATTTTTCAAGAAGCTCTTCCGGCATCGCATATTCTTCCGTCTTCTTCATGTCCACTTCTAGTCCGGCTTTTTCCACGGCAATGGCTTCTTCAATGTAGGCTTTCAAAACCGGCTCCAATTCCAGGATTTCCTCGACGTTTTTGAACCTGATCTGACGGGCTCCCTGTACGTTTTCCGTTTGTTGAATGAGGATTGAGTTTGGATCCTTCATCAGTGCACCTTTATGAAACAGCAAGGCACAGTAATCCTTGAAGCCGTGCATGAGCACGATATTTTTATCACCCAGTGTATAGCAGGGATGCATCCATTTGATAACCTCCGTCAGCTCTTCGAATTGCAGCAGGATCCTCCTTAACTCACCGAACTCTTCTTTCCATTTCTTCGTTTTCTTGAGAAAACCATCTACTTTTCGGTTCATGCTTGCACACTCCTTTCTCTCTTCGTACGCAGAACGGTGATAAATCCGCCGAGAATGTCATGGGATATGGTGAAGCCTTTCCGTTGGTAAAAAGCAAGAGCATCAGCATTGCCGTTCGAAGTGAAGACGAAATAATCCTCTACGTCATCAAATGTCTGTAGCCACTGCATCGACAGATCAAACAGTTTCGAACCAATTCCGTATTGGCGGTAACCTTCTTTTATGTAAAACTGCGATAAACACCCGACGTTGTCGTTTTCCACCGACGACAGATTAAAGAAAGTGGCGAAATCATTCACATACGTTTCTTTTGGTGAAATATTTGCATACACATAGGCCACGATTTTATCATCCTGATCCCCATCCTTCACGACTACGAGAAAATTGTGCAGCGCTTTTTCGATCGACGGAACGAGCCGGGTGTCAAAATTCATCGTGTCAAACCATTCAGGGTGGATCCTTGCCTTTGACTTCTGGAAGCTCATTAATTCATTGCACAAATCCCTGCAGATTTCCGACTGCTGAGCCGGAATACTTTCATAGATTAAATTCATCATCTCTCATCCTTTCTCACTCTCTATGATACAACGTCCGCCAGGAAAGAAACAGAAGGTGGTGACTACATTTTCCGTGATTTTTCCCCTTCAATCAATGTGATCCGGATATATTGAGAACCTCCATTTGCAATCGCTTCAGGCTCATTGGATACATTCAGTAATTCATTCAGTTGAATTACTTTTTCACTGTTAGCTTCGAGGGTGATGGTGTAAGGACCGTTGATATTCATCAGTGAGGTGATCTTCCTGTGAAATTCAGGATAGTATGTATCACGGAACACAAGGTCGAATGTGACCGGTTTGCCACTGTGATTCT
The nucleotide sequence above comes from Bacillus sp. KH172YL63. Encoded proteins:
- a CDS encoding YdeI/OmpD-associated family protein; translated protein: MNRKVDGFLKKTKKWKEEFGELRRILLQFEELTEVIKWMHPCYTLGDKNIVLMHGFKDYCALLFHKGALMKDPNSILIQQTENVQGARQIRFKNVEEILELEPVLKAYIEEAIAVEKAGLEVDMKKTEEYAMPEELLEKFEHSPDLKTAFQKLTPGRQRAYILYFSKAKQSKTRVARIEKYAEQILAGKGLNDI
- a CDS encoding GNAT family N-acetyltransferase encodes the protein MNLIYESIPAQQSEICRDLCNELMSFQKSKARIHPEWFDTMNFDTRLVPSIEKALHNFLVVVKDGDQDDKIVAYVYANISPKETYVNDFATFFNLSSVENDNVGCLSQFYIKEGYRQYGIGSKLFDLSMQWLQTFDDVEDYFVFTSNGNADALAFYQRKGFTISHDILGGFITVLRTKRERSVQA